A single window of Jeotgalibacillus haloalkalitolerans DNA harbors:
- a CDS encoding response regulator has protein sequence MAKKILIVDDAAFMRMMIKDILTKNGFEVVGEAADGAQAVEKYKETSPDLVTMDITMPEMDGITALKEIKQIDGSAKIIMCSAMGQQAMVIDAIQAGAKDFIVKPFQADRVIEAISKAIG, from the coding sequence ATGGCAAAGAAGATACTGATAGTTGACGATGCGGCATTTATGCGCATGATGATTAAAGACATTTTAACAAAAAATGGATTTGAGGTAGTTGGAGAAGCTGCTGACGGCGCTCAGGCAGTGGAAAAATACAAAGAAACTTCACCTGATCTTGTCACGATGGATATTACAATGCCTGAGATGGATGGTATTACTGCATTGAAGGAAATCAAGCAAATTGATGGTTCTGCCAAAATTATTATGTGTTCAGCAATGGGTCAGCAGGCAATGGTCATTGATGCAATACAGGCAGGTGCCAAAGATTTTATTGTGAAGCCGTTTCAGGCAGACCGTGTGATTGAGGCAATCTCTAAAGCGATAGGTTGA
- a CDS encoding flagellar biosynthetic protein FliO produces MIQKLFIVLLLLTAVTGGEQVLYASPGNVSDCMGDNPSEECAEQDVPAISDSGEPSGINFWTFVRLIGALAFVVILLYALLKFVNSKTKNFQQSRLIKNMGGTTLGGNRSVQIVKIADSYYILGVGEDVNLIKEINSPDEIEEIEEYFDQSESIQQSPVSGWVEKLKERKASVVNKEDQSFGSLFKEQLKEHQAQRMKMFEKAKGKERNKDG; encoded by the coding sequence ATGATTCAAAAGCTGTTCATTGTTCTCCTTCTGTTGACTGCAGTCACAGGAGGAGAACAGGTTTTATATGCGAGTCCCGGCAATGTATCAGACTGTATGGGTGATAATCCGTCTGAGGAGTGTGCAGAGCAGGATGTGCCAGCAATCAGTGACTCAGGTGAACCATCAGGCATTAACTTCTGGACCTTTGTGAGATTAATCGGAGCACTTGCATTTGTTGTCATACTTTTATACGCATTATTAAAATTTGTAAACAGTAAAACAAAGAACTTTCAGCAAAGCAGACTTATTAAAAATATGGGTGGTACAACCCTTGGTGGTAACCGCTCAGTTCAGATTGTAAAAATTGCTGACAGCTATTACATCCTCGGGGTTGGTGAAGATGTCAATCTGATAAAAGAGATCAATTCACCTGATGAAATTGAAGAGATTGAAGAATACTTTGATCAAAGCGAAAGTATTCAGCAAAGTCCGGTATCAGGGTGGGTTGAAAAATTAAAAGAACGAAAAGCCAGTGTGGTGAATAAGGAAGACCAGTCGTTTGGTAGCCTCTTTAAAGAGCAGCTGAAAGAGCATCAGGCACAGCGGATGAAAATGTTTGAAAAAGCAAAAGGCAAGGAGCGTAATAAAGATGGATGA
- the fliP gene encoding flagellar type III secretion system pore protein FliP (The bacterial flagellar biogenesis protein FliP forms a type III secretion system (T3SS)-type pore required for flagellar assembly.), giving the protein MDEFIQFFNDSPPDDVATSVRLLLLLTVLSLAPGILILMTSFTRIVIVLSFVRTSLATQQMPPNQVIVGLALFLTFFIMAPVLSEVNDRALTPLFNEEIDLETAYEEASVPFKEFMSQHTRQKDLELFLSYTEAERPETIQDIPLTVMVPAFALSEIKTAFQMGFMVFIPFLVIDMVVASVLMSMGMMMLPPVMISLPFKILLFILVDGWYLVMQSLLQSF; this is encoded by the coding sequence ATGGATGAGTTCATACAGTTTTTCAATGACAGTCCTCCGGATGATGTAGCAACCTCTGTCAGGTTACTGCTGCTGTTAACGGTTCTATCACTTGCACCGGGCATATTAATCCTGATGACTTCCTTTACGCGAATTGTCATAGTTTTATCATTTGTGCGGACCTCACTTGCAACGCAGCAGATGCCGCCTAACCAGGTGATTGTGGGTTTAGCACTATTCTTAACTTTCTTTATCATGGCACCGGTACTCAGTGAGGTTAATGACAGGGCATTAACCCCGTTATTTAATGAGGAAATAGATTTAGAGACTGCTTATGAAGAGGCCTCAGTGCCATTTAAAGAATTCATGAGTCAGCATACAAGACAAAAAGACCTTGAGCTGTTTTTAAGTTATACAGAAGCAGAACGGCCTGAAACTATTCAGGATATTCCATTAACAGTGATGGTTCCTGCTTTTGCTTTGAGTGAAATTAAAACTGCTTTCCAGATGGGATTTATGGTTTTTATCCCGTTTCTGGTAATCGACATGGTTGTAGCTTCCGTACTGATGTCAATGGGTATGATGATGCTTCCGCCTGTTATGATTTCGTTGCCGTTTAAAATCCTGCTGTTTATTTTAGTAGATGGCTGGTATCTCGTCATGCAGTCTCTGCTGCAGAGCTTTTAG
- the fliQ gene encoding flagellar biosynthesis protein FliQ, which translates to MNGEMVIAIAERGVWITLIISLPLMLVALIVGLLVSIFQATTQIQEQTLAFIPKIIAVMVALIFFGPWMLTQLVSYASDIFTNLTRYIG; encoded by the coding sequence ATGAATGGAGAAATGGTCATTGCAATAGCAGAACGTGGCGTATGGATTACGCTGATTATCAGCCTGCCGCTGATGCTGGTTGCATTAATCGTAGGTTTACTTGTAAGTATATTTCAGGCAACGACACAGATTCAGGAACAGACACTTGCTTTTATTCCGAAAATAATTGCCGTGATGGTTGCACTGATTTTTTTCGGTCCCTGGATGCTGACGCAGCTTGTCAGTTATGCATCTGATATTTTTACTAATCTTACAAGGTATATCGGCTAG
- the fliR gene encoding flagellar biosynthetic protein FliR — translation MEELYPRLTILLLIIVRISAFFVTMPLFSHRTIPATHRIGIAIMLSWMMYYTIDAEPFDINGEYILLIIKEAAVGLFLGLIAYIILSAIQIGGNFIDFQMGFAMANVIDPQTGAQSPLIGQYLYTLAILLLLALNGHHLILDGIFFSYQYIPLDQVSLGFGDPMTAELIVKAFAATFVIAFQMAAPVVATLFLVDIALGIVARTSPQFNIFVIGFPIKITVAFIVLIVLMGVTFQVIQRLFDLIFVVMRDLMITLGGG, via the coding sequence ATGGAAGAATTGTACCCCAGACTGACAATTTTATTACTGATTATCGTGAGGATCTCAGCATTTTTTGTAACGATGCCTTTGTTCTCACATAGAACGATCCCTGCAACGCACAGAATCGGCATTGCCATCATGCTGTCCTGGATGATGTATTATACGATTGATGCCGAGCCATTTGACATTAATGGTGAATACATTCTGCTTATTATAAAAGAAGCAGCGGTCGGCTTATTTCTTGGACTGATTGCTTATATTATTCTATCAGCAATTCAAATTGGCGGTAACTTCATAGATTTCCAGATGGGATTTGCCATGGCGAATGTGATTGATCCTCAGACAGGTGCACAAAGTCCGCTGATCGGTCAATACCTTTATACGCTAGCCATCCTGCTGTTACTGGCCTTAAATGGACATCATTTAATTTTAGACGGTATATTCTTTAGCTATCAGTATATACCGCTCGATCAGGTATCGCTCGGGTTTGGTGATCCGATGACAGCTGAATTAATTGTAAAAGCATTTGCTGCTACGTTTGTCATTGCTTTTCAGATGGCTGCGCCGGTTGTGGCAACATTATTTCTGGTTGATATTGCATTAGGGATTGTTGCTAGAACGTCCCCGCAGTTTAATATTTTTGTAATCGGGTTTCCGATCAAAATTACAGTTGCTTTTATCGTTTTAATTGTTTTGATGGGCGTGACATTTCAAGTCATTCAAAGACTTTTTGATTTAATTTTTGTTGTAATGCGGGATTTAATGATCACGCTTGGGGGCGGTTAA
- the flhB gene encoding flagellar biosynthesis protein FlhB has translation MKLRLDLQYFAGEKTEKATPKKRLDSRKKGEVAKSQDINTAFILFSVFLFLFFAGGWFEERMLNLVAVPLMDYIKRPVTSDTLILVYGEMLTQVAWIVLPIMAVAALGGIVGNYLQIGFLISADPLKPKLSKLDPIKGLKRIFSARALVELAKSVLKISLVGMTTFLVLWFSIEDVLELSLLPVESTLQTAGNLTVQMGLFASGLLIILAILDYLYQKYDFEKNIRMSKQDLKDEYKNTEGDPLIKSKIKQRQREMAMKRMMSEVPDADVVITNPTHYAIVLKYKDGEFDAPVVVAKGVDFLAQKIKTIAKENDVVAVENRPLARALYDQAEIGDPIPEEFFKAVAEILAYVYRIKNKV, from the coding sequence ATGAAGCTGAGGTTGGACCTTCAGTATTTTGCCGGTGAAAAAACAGAGAAAGCAACACCGAAAAAAAGGCTTGATTCACGTAAAAAAGGTGAGGTAGCCAAGAGTCAGGATATCAATACAGCGTTTATTCTGTTCAGTGTATTTCTGTTTTTATTTTTTGCAGGCGGCTGGTTTGAGGAAAGAATGTTGAACCTGGTGGCTGTTCCTTTAATGGATTATATTAAGCGCCCTGTTACATCCGACACGCTTATCCTGGTGTATGGTGAAATGCTCACGCAGGTTGCATGGATTGTCCTGCCGATTATGGCAGTCGCAGCGCTTGGCGGTATTGTCGGGAACTATTTGCAAATCGGTTTTTTAATCTCTGCAGATCCCCTGAAGCCTAAGCTTTCAAAGCTTGATCCGATTAAAGGATTAAAAAGAATTTTCTCTGCACGGGCCCTTGTTGAATTAGCTAAGTCAGTTTTGAAAATTTCATTAGTTGGAATGACCACATTCCTGGTTTTATGGTTCAGTATTGAAGATGTATTGGAATTATCATTATTACCAGTGGAATCAACACTGCAGACAGCAGGAAACCTGACTGTTCAAATGGGACTTTTTGCTTCAGGTCTGCTGATTATCTTAGCAATACTCGATTACCTTTATCAGAAGTATGATTTCGAGAAAAATATCCGTATGTCTAAGCAGGACCTTAAAGATGAATATAAGAACACGGAAGGTGACCCGCTGATCAAATCAAAAATCAAGCAGCGTCAACGGGAAATGGCGATGAAAAGAATGATGTCTGAGGTTCCGGATGCAGACGTTGTCATTACGAATCCCACTCACTATGCCATTGTTCTGAAATATAAAGATGGAGAATTTGATGCGCCGGTTGTTGTGGCTAAAGGTGTTGATTTTCTGGCACAGAAAATCAAAACAATTGCCAAAGAAAATGACGTAGTTGCAGTTGAAAACCGGCCATTAGCACGGGCATTATACGACCAGGCTGAAATCGGTGATCCGATACCTGAAGAGTTTTTTAAAGCAGTTGCTGAAATTCTTGCCTATGTATACAGAATTAAAAACAAAGTGTAA
- the flhA gene encoding flagellar biosynthesis protein FlhA: MKGKDLAILASVILIIAMLVIPLPSWMLSVLIIINITLGLIVLLTSMNMKEPLEFAIFPSLILLLTLFRLGLNISTTRAILSRGEAGGVVETFGTFVTGGNILVGMVVFIILIIIQFIVITKGAERVSEVAARFTLDAMPGKQMSIDADLNAGMISETEARERREKVGREADFYGAMDGATKFVKGDAIAGIIIVLINLTFGMIIGIVQMGMSLADSANQFSLLTVGDGIVSQIPALLISTATGIVVTRAASDGNLGQDITSQLFSFGPIMYVAGATIALLGIFTPISNFLTLPIALILVIGGYTLSKAKKLEAEEFIEHDEDTSTDEMKSPESVVSLLNVDQIEFEFGYGLIPLADANQGGDLLDRIVMIRRQLALELGLVIPVVRIRDNIQLQPNEYRLKIKGNEVAKGELLLDHYLAMSPGDDDSIEGIDTIEPSFGLPAKWIDESVKDQAEMLGYTVVDPPSVVSTHITEMIKGHAHELLGRQETKQLVDHLQESYPILVEEVTPSPLSVGDVQKVLSKLLRENVSIRNLPIIFETLADYARMTSDTDVLAEYVRQSLAKQITSQFAEPGDTLRVITLSGRVEKMTADNVQQTEHGNYLSLDPNDSQRILEAMAQQIEQLSMTEQTPIVLCSPAVRMYIRQLTERYFPQIPILSYNELEANVEVQSVGVVNID; this comes from the coding sequence ATGAAAGGAAAAGATTTAGCTATACTCGCCAGTGTGATTCTGATAATCGCCATGCTGGTGATCCCGCTGCCATCATGGATGCTGAGTGTATTAATCATTATTAATATAACTCTTGGGCTCATTGTTTTACTGACATCAATGAATATGAAAGAGCCGCTTGAATTTGCAATTTTTCCTTCATTGATCCTGCTGTTAACATTATTCAGACTTGGTCTGAACATCTCAACTACAAGAGCGATTTTAAGTAGAGGTGAAGCGGGAGGAGTTGTAGAGACGTTCGGAACGTTTGTTACCGGAGGCAATATTTTAGTCGGTATGGTTGTATTTATCATCCTGATTATTATTCAATTTATTGTAATTACCAAGGGTGCAGAGCGTGTTTCTGAAGTTGCTGCGCGTTTCACACTTGATGCGATGCCAGGAAAACAGATGAGTATTGATGCTGACCTTAATGCAGGCATGATCTCTGAAACTGAAGCAAGAGAGCGTCGTGAAAAAGTAGGCAGGGAAGCAGATTTTTATGGTGCGATGGACGGTGCGACTAAGTTTGTTAAAGGTGATGCCATTGCCGGTATTATTATTGTATTGATCAACTTAACGTTTGGTATGATCATTGGAATTGTGCAGATGGGCATGTCTCTTGCTGATTCAGCCAACCAGTTTTCTTTATTAACGGTTGGTGACGGGATTGTATCACAAATCCCGGCTTTGCTGATCTCAACAGCAACAGGGATTGTTGTTACAAGGGCTGCATCAGACGGAAATCTCGGACAGGATATCACATCACAGCTATTTTCTTTTGGTCCGATTATGTACGTGGCGGGGGCTACCATTGCATTACTAGGTATTTTCACGCCGATCAGCAATTTCCTCACACTTCCGATTGCACTGATTCTCGTGATTGGAGGGTACACCCTCTCTAAAGCTAAAAAACTCGAGGCTGAAGAATTCATTGAACATGATGAAGATACATCAACTGACGAGATGAAAAGCCCGGAGAGTGTTGTCAGTCTGCTGAATGTGGACCAGATTGAATTTGAATTTGGCTATGGCCTGATCCCGCTTGCTGATGCAAATCAGGGTGGGGACCTGTTAGACCGGATCGTGATGATCAGAAGGCAGCTTGCACTTGAACTGGGCTTAGTCATTCCGGTTGTCAGAATCCGTGATAACATCCAGCTGCAGCCAAATGAATACCGTCTGAAAATTAAGGGGAATGAAGTAGCAAAAGGTGAACTTCTGCTCGATCATTATCTTGCGATGAGTCCTGGAGACGATGATTCAATCGAAGGGATTGACACGATCGAACCATCATTTGGTCTGCCGGCTAAATGGATTGATGAATCCGTGAAGGATCAGGCAGAAATGCTCGGTTATACAGTAGTAGACCCGCCATCAGTTGTCTCCACACACATTACTGAAATGATTAAAGGACATGCGCATGAACTGCTTGGTAGACAGGAGACCAAGCAGCTTGTAGATCACCTTCAGGAGTCATATCCGATTCTGGTAGAAGAAGTGACGCCTTCTCCGCTAAGCGTGGGAGATGTTCAAAAAGTTTTGTCAAAGCTGCTTCGTGAGAACGTGTCAATCCGTAACCTGCCTATTATCTTTGAAACCCTGGCAGATTACGCACGTATGACGTCAGATACAGATGTACTTGCAGAATACGTAAGGCAATCACTTGCCAAACAGATCACAAGTCAATTTGCAGAACCTGGAGATACTCTGAGAGTAATCACACTTTCAGGAAGAGTTGAAAAAATGACTGCAGATAATGTACAGCAGACAGAACACGGTAATTATTTATCGCTTGATCCGAATGACTCCCAGAGAATACTCGAAGCAATGGCTCAACAGATCGAGCAGCTGTCAATGACAGAGCAGACACCAATTGTTCTATGCTCTCCGGCAGTCAGAATGTATATTCGACAATTAACAGAAAGGTATTTCCCGCAAATACCGATTCTGTCATATAACGAATTGGAAGCAAATGTTGAAGTTCAAAGCGTTGGGGTGGTGAATATAGATTGA
- the flhF gene encoding flagellar biosynthesis protein FlhF, translating into MKKITAPTMPEAMKKVRKELGSDAVILNSKVTYTGGFLGLFKTKQIEVVAGVDSADPVEQMSAAAIEKPLFKAPDVKGDLKLENEIKELKQMVHALSVNQSGYQDFPVSIRTMLKNLHEQDFKESWVLETGRMLHAKWENQSDKHDIPTWTKEHIQSSLKQLAHEGIDASKKYISLIGPTGVGKTTTIAKLAAKLVMEDKKKIGFITSDTYRIGAIEQLRTYAELLDVPVEVIYNREDFKTAADRFRDYDHVLIDTAGRNYREVQYVEDLMNTIDFNVEMQTFLVLSMTSKFKEMKAIFDRFNDMQIDGLIFTKCDESITVGPAFHMMVESKIGTAYLTNGQAVPEDIQEGSLKQVNDMIVKGVKS; encoded by the coding sequence ATGAAAAAAATTACGGCACCTACAATGCCTGAAGCGATGAAGAAGGTTCGAAAGGAATTAGGCAGTGATGCAGTGATTTTAAATTCCAAAGTCACTTACACAGGCGGATTTCTCGGTTTATTTAAAACGAAGCAGATTGAAGTAGTAGCAGGAGTTGATTCAGCTGACCCTGTAGAACAAATGTCAGCTGCCGCAATAGAAAAACCTTTGTTTAAAGCACCTGATGTTAAGGGTGATCTAAAGCTGGAGAATGAAATTAAAGAGTTAAAACAGATGGTTCATGCACTTTCAGTTAATCAATCAGGCTATCAGGATTTTCCCGTATCGATTCGCACAATGCTTAAAAACCTGCATGAGCAGGATTTTAAGGAAAGCTGGGTGCTTGAAACAGGCAGAATGCTGCATGCAAAATGGGAAAATCAATCTGACAAGCATGACATCCCAACCTGGACTAAGGAGCATATCCAGTCCTCTTTGAAACAGCTTGCCCATGAAGGGATAGATGCTTCTAAAAAATACATCAGTCTGATTGGACCAACTGGAGTGGGGAAAACAACGACAATTGCCAAATTGGCTGCGAAGCTTGTCATGGAAGATAAAAAGAAAATAGGGTTCATCACCTCTGACACCTATAGAATCGGTGCAATTGAACAATTAAGAACCTATGCAGAACTATTGGATGTACCGGTTGAAGTCATTTACAACCGTGAAGATTTTAAGACTGCAGCTGATCGTTTCAGGGATTATGATCATGTCTTAATCGATACTGCAGGGAGAAATTACCGTGAAGTTCAATATGTTGAAGACCTGATGAATACAATTGATTTTAATGTAGAGATGCAGACGTTCCTTGTTTTATCAATGACCTCTAAATTCAAAGAAATGAAAGCGATTTTCGATCGTTTCAATGATATGCAAATAGATGGTCTGATATTTACAAAGTGTGATGAAAGCATTACAGTCGGTCCGGCTTTTCATATGATGGTTGAAAGTAAGATAGGCACAGCATATCTGACGAATGGACAGGCAGTTCCTGAGGATATTCAGGAAGGCTCTCTCAAACAGGTCAATGACATGATAGTTAAAGGTGTGAAAAGCTGA
- a CDS encoding MinD/ParA family protein, protein MDQAETLRQKMMNLNKTQAKAIAVVSGKGGVGKSNFSINFASELAAKGNSVLLMDMDIGMGNVHILLGASSEKNILHYLEGDGLIEDVIVKVEGGFSYISGGSGLNKMVEWKDIEIQRLMDGFMLLQQSYDYLIFDMGAGASENGLELIMSADEVIVITTGEPTSIMDAYSMMKFIHMRDPEKSFALLCNRVMNPAEGKLALNRLSSAMNKFLQKEVRILGSLPEDPYVRRSVINQTPFTKLYPNSPASKTLKNMVHAYLEHNNGEVHNMKTRFTERLSAFFRKK, encoded by the coding sequence ATGGATCAGGCTGAAACATTAAGACAGAAAATGATGAACTTGAACAAAACCCAGGCGAAAGCGATTGCAGTTGTAAGCGGAAAAGGCGGAGTTGGGAAATCCAACTTTTCAATCAACTTTGCTTCAGAGCTTGCAGCAAAAGGTAACAGTGTATTGCTGATGGATATGGATATTGGTATGGGAAATGTTCATATCCTGCTTGGCGCCTCTTCAGAGAAAAACATCCTTCATTACCTTGAAGGTGATGGTCTGATCGAGGACGTCATTGTGAAGGTAGAAGGCGGGTTCTCCTATATTTCCGGTGGATCAGGGCTGAATAAAATGGTCGAATGGAAAGACATTGAAATTCAGCGGCTGATGGATGGTTTCATGTTACTTCAGCAATCCTATGATTATCTGATATTTGATATGGGTGCCGGCGCATCAGAAAATGGACTTGAACTGATCATGTCTGCAGATGAAGTCATTGTCATTACGACAGGTGAACCGACCTCAATCATGGATGCTTATTCCATGATGAAGTTTATACATATGAGGGATCCTGAGAAATCATTTGCACTGCTCTGTAACCGGGTAATGAATCCGGCAGAAGGAAAATTGGCTTTAAACAGACTCTCATCAGCTATGAATAAGTTTCTTCAAAAAGAAGTGCGCATTCTTGGGAGCCTGCCTGAAGATCCATATGTCAGAAGGTCTGTTATCAACCAGACGCCATTCACAAAATTATATCCAAATTCACCTGCATCGAAGACATTAAAAAATATGGTGCATGCATACTTAGAACATAACAATGGAGAGGTCCATAATATGAAAACTCGTTTTACAGAGAGACTGTCTGCATTTTTTCGAAAAAAGTGA
- a CDS encoding protein-glutamate methylesterase/protein-glutamine glutaminase, which yields MHRHKIKVLVVDDSAFMRKLVQEFLSENERIAVVGTARNGEDAIAKVRLLKPDVITMDVEMPVMSGLEALKYMMKENPLPVIMLSSTTRKGAENALLAMDYGAVDFIAKPSGTISLDLHLVKKELIQKVLHAAEASLPSQPERSPARIPVNTSKNKAEITDSKVGRPNQTIILIGTSTGGPRALQSVLSALPGNLKAPVLIVQHMPPGFTKSLAQRLDQLSALHVKEAEEGDVLADGHAYVAPGDFHLNIIQGTRLSLSLSKEPPISGHRPSVDFMFESASKLKNIKKIAVIMTGMGADGSKGLVQLNHNGQTQSIAESKETCVVYGMPKAAHATGLITYNEPLDEIAKRIVKLAEG from the coding sequence ATGCATCGTCATAAAATCAAAGTATTAGTCGTTGATGATTCTGCTTTTATGAGAAAGCTTGTGCAGGAGTTTCTCTCAGAAAATGAAAGAATTGCTGTCGTCGGGACGGCTCGTAACGGTGAAGATGCAATTGCAAAAGTGCGGCTGCTTAAGCCGGATGTCATTACGATGGACGTTGAAATGCCTGTAATGAGCGGACTTGAAGCGCTGAAATATATGATGAAGGAAAATCCACTGCCGGTAATTATGCTATCCAGCACGACAAGAAAAGGAGCTGAGAATGCTCTTTTAGCCATGGATTACGGAGCAGTGGATTTTATCGCTAAACCATCCGGGACTATATCACTAGACCTGCATCTTGTGAAGAAAGAGCTGATTCAAAAAGTCCTGCATGCTGCTGAAGCGTCCCTGCCTTCTCAGCCTGAACGGTCACCCGCTCGTATTCCTGTTAATACAAGTAAAAACAAAGCTGAAATAACCGATAGTAAGGTTGGAAGACCAAATCAGACAATCATTTTAATTGGTACATCGACAGGAGGTCCGAGAGCACTTCAATCAGTGCTTTCAGCTTTACCCGGAAATTTAAAAGCGCCTGTTTTGATCGTTCAGCATATGCCACCCGGATTTACAAAGTCACTGGCACAGAGACTGGATCAGCTTTCAGCGCTTCATGTGAAAGAAGCGGAAGAAGGTGATGTGCTGGCGGATGGGCATGCATATGTTGCGCCGGGTGATTTTCATCTGAATATCATACAGGGCACGAGGTTATCGTTATCATTAAGTAAGGAACCGCCAATCAGCGGGCACAGGCCTTCAGTGGATTTTATGTTTGAATCGGCATCAAAATTAAAAAATATAAAAAAAATTGCAGTAATTATGACTGGAATGGGTGCTGATGGGTCTAAAGGTCTGGTACAATTAAACCACAACGGACAAACTCAATCCATTGCAGAATCCAAAGAGACTTGTGTGGTTTACGGTATGCCTAAAGCCGCTCACGCAACCGGGCTGATTACATATAATGAGCCGCTTGATGAAATTGCAAAAAGAATTGTTAAATTAGCAGAAGGGTGA